The genomic stretch AATACTCAAGGACAGAAGCTATTTCGTTCAATAGTTCTTTTTTAGTACTTCGTCCATGCTGCCTGCTCTGTAGCCTTCCAAATCCAAAGTGATATAAACAAAGCCGAGCTGCTTTAGCTTTTTAATTATCTTCGCCATTACTTTTGGATTGATAATTTTATCAATATCTTTACTTTCAACTTCTATTCTTGCAATATTTTCATGAGCTCTTACTCTAACTTGCGCAAATCCAAATTTTTTCAAATATTCTTCTGCCTTCTCTATTCTTTTGAGTTTCTGCTCAGTTATTCCTTCGTTGTAAGGTATTCTTGAAGCAAGGCATGCATTGCTTGGCTTTGTAGAAACAGAAAGCTTTAATCTTTTTGCAAGCGCTCTAACATCCTCTTTCCCTATCTTTGCTTCTACTAAAGGATGCCATATGTTTTGTTCATTTGCAGCTTTAATGCCAGGTCTGTGCTCCTTTAGGTCTGAGCTATTTACGCCGTCTGCAATGTTTTCTATTTCCTCTTGTTTTGCTATCTTTTTGAGCTGTAATGCCAATTCTTTCCTACAGTAATAGCATCTATTAACAGGATTTCTTGCAAATTCTTTGTTCTCAAGCTCTGAAAATTTTATTATTTTATGGCTTATACCTATTTCCTTTGCTGTTTTCTTTGCTAACTCTAACTCTTTTCTAGAAAGTGTGCAAGAATCTGCAGTAACTGCGAGCGCATTGGTACCGAGCGCATCGTAAGCTACTTTTGCAACTAAAGTGCTATCTACACCTCCTGAAAAAGCAACTAATAGATTTTTTCTAGCTTTGATAAGCTCTTTTAAAAATCTTAGTTTATCCATTTCTTATTTTATATTGACAAGGCTTTTATTGAACTTTTCGTATTAAAAGCAAGATAATCCTAAATAAGCCAAAGATCAATATATTTTTTAATGATTACTCTTACAACAGATATAGGCTGGGAATATGCAGCTCAAATGAAAGGTGTAATTTTATCTATAAATCCCAAAGTTAGAATTGTAGATATTTCACATAGCATTACACCGCAAAATATACTTGAAGGAGCTTTTGTACTTTATACAGCTATACCAAGATTTCCAAAAGCAATTCATATTGCAATAGTAGATCCTGGCGTGGGTACAGAAAGAAGGGGCTTGATAGTAGTTTGTAAGAACAGTATTTTAGTAGGGCCTGATAACGGCTTGCTCATTCCTTGCGCTAATAAGCTAGGGTTGAAAAAAGTTTGTTGGATTACAAACAAAAAATATTGTTTGAAAAAAATATCGAATATTTTTCACGGACGCGATATATTTGCGCCAGTAGCTGCGTATTTATCTTTAGGTATAAAGCCTTCAGAAATAGGCATTCAGATAAAAGATTACAAAAAGCTAGATTTTGGCGAACCTAAAGAGACGAGGGAAAAAATCGAAGGTAAAATTATATTTATAGATAGGTTTGGTAATCTAATTACAAATATTCCAAGCGAGAAAATTACTAAAATATTCAAGTATGGTGATAGAATACAGTTAAGAATAAACAACAAAACGCTTACTCCTAAATTCCTAAGAAGCTACGGCTATTCAAAAGAGCACGAAATTTTAGCAACAATATCGAGCTCTGATTTGCTAGAGGTCTCTTATAATAAAGGTAGGGCAAACGACGTTCTGGGAATAGCAATAAATGACAAAATCACTTTATTGAAAAAGTAAGAATTTTTGCTCTATACCATAGCTACGCAAACTACACGGGATCAAGAAATTAGAAAAATGAATAGTAACAGGTGGGGCGGAAGATATGTTTATACTACCACCAAACACTAAAATAATAATAAACCAGATAGATGCCAACGACAATTAATATCATGCCGCAAATCTTATTTATATGCTTAGAAGCAAGCTTTAACTTTTGTAAAATTGCGTCTTTAGCTAAAGCTACAAGTATAGTTACGAGAATCATTAATATTGCCACTCCTGCAGCATAAAGTAAGAATATAAAAGTACCGAATAAATAACTTCTAGCAATTCCTAAAACAATAATTGCTATAAAAACGGGTGCTGTGCAACCTGTAGCAGCAGCGCCGTAAACAACACCGTAGAAGAACAAGCCAAACTTTTTACCTCTTCCTGCCAAGCTCGAAACCTTACCTGCAAATTTAGAACAAGTTTTTGCAAGAAATGGTATATGAAACAAAAGAACTATCCCTAAAATTATTATTAATATTCCAGCACCTAGCTCGAATAGAGGAATATGCGGTCTTATTGCACTGCCTACAAAAACCAAAAGTATTCCTATAAAAGAATAGAAAACAAGAATACCTAGAGCAGGTTGTACCCCTTTTATAAAACCTCTTTTAACAGCATTTGCATGAAGAGTAGTTATTTGCTCTTCGCGTCCAACATAGTACGCTATG from Candidatus Thermoplasmatota archaeon encodes the following:
- the larE gene encoding ATP-dependent sacrificial sulfur transferase LarE; the protein is MDKLRFLKELIKARKNLLVAFSGGVDSTLVAKVAYDALGTNALAVTADSCTLSRKELELAKKTAKEIGISHKIIKFSELENKEFARNPVNRCYYCRKELALQLKKIAKQEEIENIADGVNSSDLKEHRPGIKAANEQNIWHPLVEAKIGKEDVRALAKRLKLSVSTKPSNACLASRIPYNEGITEQKLKRIEKAEEYLKKFGFAQVRVRAHENIARIEVESKDIDKIINPKVMAKIIKKLKQLGFVYITLDLEGYRAGSMDEVLKKNY
- a CDS encoding S-adenosyl-l-methionine hydroxide adenosyltransferase family protein — translated: MITLTTDIGWEYAAQMKGVILSINPKVRIVDISHSITPQNILEGAFVLYTAIPRFPKAIHIAIVDPGVGTERRGLIVVCKNSILVGPDNGLLIPCANKLGLKKVCWITNKKYCLKKISNIFHGRDIFAPVAAYLSLGIKPSEIGIQIKDYKKLDFGEPKETREKIEGKIIFIDRFGNLITNIPSEKITKIFKYGDRIQLRINNKTLTPKFLRSYGYSKEHEILATISSSDLLEVSYNKGRANDVLGIAINDKITLLKK